Proteins found in one Orcinus orca chromosome 11, mOrcOrc1.1, whole genome shotgun sequence genomic segment:
- the PDE1B gene encoding dual specificity calcium/calmodulin-dependent 3',5'-cyclic nucleotide phosphodiesterase 1B isoform X5 — protein sequence MTFLDALETGYGKYKNPYHNQIHAADVTQTVHCFLLRTGMVHCLSEIEVLAIIFAAAIHDYEHTGTTNSFHIQTKSECAILYNDRSVLENHHISSVFRIMQDDEMNIFINLTKDEFVELRALVIEMVLATDMSCHFQQLKSMKTALQQLERIDKPKALSLLLHAADISHPTKQWSVHSRWTKALMEEFFRQGDKEAELGLPFSPLCDRTSTLVAQSQIGFIDFIVEPTFSVLTDVAEKSVQPMGEEDSKSKTQPSFQWRQPSLDVEVGDPNPDVVSFRSTWIKYIQENKQKWKERAASGVTNQMSIDELSPCEEEAPASPAEDEHNQNGNLD from the exons ATGACTTTCCTGGATGCCTTGGAGACAGGTTATGGGAAGTACAAGAACCCTTACCATAACCAGATCCATGCAGCTGATGTTACACAGACGGTCCATTGCTTCTTGCTCCGCACAGGGATGGTG CACTGCCTGTCGGAGATCGAGGTCCTGGCCATCATCTTTGCTGCAGCCATCCACGACTATGAGCACACTGGCACTACCAACAGCTTCCACATCCAGACCAA GTCAGAATGCGCCATCCTGTACAATGATCGCTCAGTGCTGGAGAATCACCACATCAGCTCTGTTTTCCGAATAATGCAGGACGACGAgatgaacattttcatcaacctcACCAAGGATGAGTTTGT AGAGCTGCGGGCCCTGGTCATCGAGATGGTGTTGGCCACAGACATGTCCTGCCATTTCCAGCAATTGAAGTCCATGAAGACGGCCTTGCAGCAGCTGGAAAG GATTGATAAGCCCAAGGCCCTGTCTCTACTGCTCCATGCTGCTGACATCAGCCACCCAACCAAGCAGTGGTCGGTTCACAGCCGCTGGACCAAGGCCCTCATGGAGGAATTCTTCCGCCAG GGTGacaaagaggcagagctgggcctgcCCTTTTCTCCGCTCTGTGACCGCACTTCCACTCTCGTGGCACAGTCCCAGATCG GTTTCATTGACTTCATCGTGGAACCCACGTTCTCTGTGCTGACTGATGTGGCCGAGAAGAGTGTCCAGCCCATGGGGGAGGAAGACTCCAAGTCTAAAACCCAGCCCAG CTTCCAGTGGCGCCAGCCTTCTCTGGATGTGGAAGTGGGAGACCCCAACCCCGACGTGGTCAGCTTCCGCTCTACCTGGATCAAATACATTCAGGAGAACAAGCAGAAATGGAAGGAACGGGCGGCAAGCG GCGTCACCAACCAGATGTCCATTGACGAGCTGTCCCCCTGTGAGGAAGAGGCGCCAGCCTCCCCCGCCGAAGATGAACACAACCAGAACGGGAATCTGGACTAG
- the PDE1B gene encoding dual specificity calcium/calmodulin-dependent 3',5'-cyclic nucleotide phosphodiesterase 1B isoform X1, which translates to MELSPRSPPEMLQSDCPSALELKSAPSKKMWIKLRSLLRYMVKQLENGEVNIEELKQNLEYTASLLEAVYINETRQILDTEDELQELRSDAVPSEVRDWLASTFTQQARAKGRRAEEKPKFRSIVHAVQAGIFVERMFRRTYTSVGPTYSTVVLNCLKNLDLWCFDVFSLNRASDDHALRTIVFQLLTRHNLISRFKIPTVFLMTFLDALETGYGKYKNPYHNQIHAADVTQTVHCFLLRTGMVHCLSEIEVLAIIFAAAIHDYEHTGTTNSFHIQTKSECAILYNDRSVLENHHISSVFRIMQDDEMNIFINLTKDEFVELRALVIEMVLATDMSCHFQQLKSMKTALQQLERIDKPKALSLLLHAADISHPTKQWSVHSRWTKALMEEFFRQGDKEAELGLPFSPLCDRTSTLVAQSQIGFIDFIVEPTFSVLTDVAEKSVQPMGEEDSKSKTQPSFQWRQPSLDVEVGDPNPDVVSFRSTWIKYIQENKQKWKERAASGVTNQMSIDELSPCEEEAPASPAEDEHNQNGNLD; encoded by the exons GCTGCGCTACATGGTGAAGCAGTTGGAGAATGGGGAGGTAAACATTGAGGAGCTGAAGCAAAACCTGGAGTACACAGCTTCCCTGCTGGAGGCCGTCTACATAAATGAGACGCG GCAAATCTTGGACACGGAGgatgagctgcaggagctgcggTCTGACGCGGTGCCTTCGGAGGTGCGGGACTGGCTGGCCTCCACCTTCACCCAGCAGGCCCGGGCCAAAGGCCGCCGAGCAGAGGAGAAGCCCAAGTTCCGGAGCATCGTGCACGCGGTGCAGGCTGGGATCTTCGTGGAACG GATGTTCCGGAGAACGTACACCTCTGTGGGCCCCACCTATTCCACTGTGGTCCTCAACTGTCTCAAG AACCTGGATCTCTGGTGCTTTGATGTCTTCTCCTTGAACCGGGCATCTGATGACCACGCACTGAGGACCATTGTTTTTCAGTTGCTGACTCGGCACAACCTCATCAGCCGCTTTAAG ATTCCCACTGTGTTTTTGATGACTTTCCTGGATGCCTTGGAGACAGGTTATGGGAAGTACAAGAACCCTTACCATAACCAGATCCATGCAGCTGATGTTACACAGACGGTCCATTGCTTCTTGCTCCGCACAGGGATGGTG CACTGCCTGTCGGAGATCGAGGTCCTGGCCATCATCTTTGCTGCAGCCATCCACGACTATGAGCACACTGGCACTACCAACAGCTTCCACATCCAGACCAA GTCAGAATGCGCCATCCTGTACAATGATCGCTCAGTGCTGGAGAATCACCACATCAGCTCTGTTTTCCGAATAATGCAGGACGACGAgatgaacattttcatcaacctcACCAAGGATGAGTTTGT AGAGCTGCGGGCCCTGGTCATCGAGATGGTGTTGGCCACAGACATGTCCTGCCATTTCCAGCAATTGAAGTCCATGAAGACGGCCTTGCAGCAGCTGGAAAG GATTGATAAGCCCAAGGCCCTGTCTCTACTGCTCCATGCTGCTGACATCAGCCACCCAACCAAGCAGTGGTCGGTTCACAGCCGCTGGACCAAGGCCCTCATGGAGGAATTCTTCCGCCAG GGTGacaaagaggcagagctgggcctgcCCTTTTCTCCGCTCTGTGACCGCACTTCCACTCTCGTGGCACAGTCCCAGATCG GTTTCATTGACTTCATCGTGGAACCCACGTTCTCTGTGCTGACTGATGTGGCCGAGAAGAGTGTCCAGCCCATGGGGGAGGAAGACTCCAAGTCTAAAACCCAGCCCAG CTTCCAGTGGCGCCAGCCTTCTCTGGATGTGGAAGTGGGAGACCCCAACCCCGACGTGGTCAGCTTCCGCTCTACCTGGATCAAATACATTCAGGAGAACAAGCAGAAATGGAAGGAACGGGCGGCAAGCG GCGTCACCAACCAGATGTCCATTGACGAGCTGTCCCCCTGTGAGGAAGAGGCGCCAGCCTCCCCCGCCGAAGATGAACACAACCAGAACGGGAATCTGGACTAG
- the PDE1B gene encoding dual specificity calcium/calmodulin-dependent 3',5'-cyclic nucleotide phosphodiesterase 1B isoform X3 has translation MELSPRSPPEMLQSDCPSALELKSAPSKKMWIKLRSLLRYMVKQLENGEVNIEELKQNLEYTASLLEAVYINETRQILDTEDELQELRSDAVPSEVRDWLASTFTQQARAKGRRAEEKPKFRSIVHAVQAGIFVERMFRRTYTSVGPTYSTVVLNCLKNLDLWCFDVFSLNRASDDHALRTIVFQLLTRHNLISRFKIPTVFLMTFLDALETGYGKYKNPYHNQIHAADVTQTVHCFLLRTGMVHCLSEIEVLAIIFAAAIHDYEHTGTTNSFHIQTKSECAILYNDRSVLENHHISSVFRIMQDDEMNIFINLTKDEFVELRALVIEMVLATDMSCHFQQLKSMKTALQQLERIDKPKALSLLLHAADISHPTKQWSVHSRWTKALMEEFFRQGDKEAELGLPFSPLCDRTSTLVAQSQIGFIDFIVEPTFSVLTDVAEKSVQPMGEEDSKSKTQPRRREGVERDGDCGYLAEGKRTRMRVPEPTGLLPSPLRGL, from the exons GCTGCGCTACATGGTGAAGCAGTTGGAGAATGGGGAGGTAAACATTGAGGAGCTGAAGCAAAACCTGGAGTACACAGCTTCCCTGCTGGAGGCCGTCTACATAAATGAGACGCG GCAAATCTTGGACACGGAGgatgagctgcaggagctgcggTCTGACGCGGTGCCTTCGGAGGTGCGGGACTGGCTGGCCTCCACCTTCACCCAGCAGGCCCGGGCCAAAGGCCGCCGAGCAGAGGAGAAGCCCAAGTTCCGGAGCATCGTGCACGCGGTGCAGGCTGGGATCTTCGTGGAACG GATGTTCCGGAGAACGTACACCTCTGTGGGCCCCACCTATTCCACTGTGGTCCTCAACTGTCTCAAG AACCTGGATCTCTGGTGCTTTGATGTCTTCTCCTTGAACCGGGCATCTGATGACCACGCACTGAGGACCATTGTTTTTCAGTTGCTGACTCGGCACAACCTCATCAGCCGCTTTAAG ATTCCCACTGTGTTTTTGATGACTTTCCTGGATGCCTTGGAGACAGGTTATGGGAAGTACAAGAACCCTTACCATAACCAGATCCATGCAGCTGATGTTACACAGACGGTCCATTGCTTCTTGCTCCGCACAGGGATGGTG CACTGCCTGTCGGAGATCGAGGTCCTGGCCATCATCTTTGCTGCAGCCATCCACGACTATGAGCACACTGGCACTACCAACAGCTTCCACATCCAGACCAA GTCAGAATGCGCCATCCTGTACAATGATCGCTCAGTGCTGGAGAATCACCACATCAGCTCTGTTTTCCGAATAATGCAGGACGACGAgatgaacattttcatcaacctcACCAAGGATGAGTTTGT AGAGCTGCGGGCCCTGGTCATCGAGATGGTGTTGGCCACAGACATGTCCTGCCATTTCCAGCAATTGAAGTCCATGAAGACGGCCTTGCAGCAGCTGGAAAG GATTGATAAGCCCAAGGCCCTGTCTCTACTGCTCCATGCTGCTGACATCAGCCACCCAACCAAGCAGTGGTCGGTTCACAGCCGCTGGACCAAGGCCCTCATGGAGGAATTCTTCCGCCAG GGTGacaaagaggcagagctgggcctgcCCTTTTCTCCGCTCTGTGACCGCACTTCCACTCTCGTGGCACAGTCCCAGATCG GTTTCATTGACTTCATCGTGGAACCCACGTTCTCTGTGCTGACTGATGTGGCCGAGAAGAGTGTCCAGCCCATGGGGGAGGAAGACTCCAAGTCTAAAACCCAGCCCAG gAGGAGGGAAGGTGTGGAGAGGGATGGGGACTGCGGGTACCTAGCAGAGGGAAAGAGGACAAGGATGAGGGTGCCTGAGCCTACTGGTCTTCTACCCTCTCCACTCCGAGGGCTGTGA
- the PDE1B gene encoding dual specificity calcium/calmodulin-dependent 3',5'-cyclic nucleotide phosphodiesterase 1B isoform X2 yields MASPVPVPRRHLQGPILRLRYMVKQLENGEVNIEELKQNLEYTASLLEAVYINETRQILDTEDELQELRSDAVPSEVRDWLASTFTQQARAKGRRAEEKPKFRSIVHAVQAGIFVERMFRRTYTSVGPTYSTVVLNCLKNLDLWCFDVFSLNRASDDHALRTIVFQLLTRHNLISRFKIPTVFLMTFLDALETGYGKYKNPYHNQIHAADVTQTVHCFLLRTGMVHCLSEIEVLAIIFAAAIHDYEHTGTTNSFHIQTKSECAILYNDRSVLENHHISSVFRIMQDDEMNIFINLTKDEFVELRALVIEMVLATDMSCHFQQLKSMKTALQQLERIDKPKALSLLLHAADISHPTKQWSVHSRWTKALMEEFFRQGDKEAELGLPFSPLCDRTSTLVAQSQIGFIDFIVEPTFSVLTDVAEKSVQPMGEEDSKSKTQPSFQWRQPSLDVEVGDPNPDVVSFRSTWIKYIQENKQKWKERAASGVTNQMSIDELSPCEEEAPASPAEDEHNQNGNLD; encoded by the exons ATGGCAAGCCCTGTTCCTGTGCCGAGGCGCCACCTCCAGGGCCCCATCCTCAG GCTGCGCTACATGGTGAAGCAGTTGGAGAATGGGGAGGTAAACATTGAGGAGCTGAAGCAAAACCTGGAGTACACAGCTTCCCTGCTGGAGGCCGTCTACATAAATGAGACGCG GCAAATCTTGGACACGGAGgatgagctgcaggagctgcggTCTGACGCGGTGCCTTCGGAGGTGCGGGACTGGCTGGCCTCCACCTTCACCCAGCAGGCCCGGGCCAAAGGCCGCCGAGCAGAGGAGAAGCCCAAGTTCCGGAGCATCGTGCACGCGGTGCAGGCTGGGATCTTCGTGGAACG GATGTTCCGGAGAACGTACACCTCTGTGGGCCCCACCTATTCCACTGTGGTCCTCAACTGTCTCAAG AACCTGGATCTCTGGTGCTTTGATGTCTTCTCCTTGAACCGGGCATCTGATGACCACGCACTGAGGACCATTGTTTTTCAGTTGCTGACTCGGCACAACCTCATCAGCCGCTTTAAG ATTCCCACTGTGTTTTTGATGACTTTCCTGGATGCCTTGGAGACAGGTTATGGGAAGTACAAGAACCCTTACCATAACCAGATCCATGCAGCTGATGTTACACAGACGGTCCATTGCTTCTTGCTCCGCACAGGGATGGTG CACTGCCTGTCGGAGATCGAGGTCCTGGCCATCATCTTTGCTGCAGCCATCCACGACTATGAGCACACTGGCACTACCAACAGCTTCCACATCCAGACCAA GTCAGAATGCGCCATCCTGTACAATGATCGCTCAGTGCTGGAGAATCACCACATCAGCTCTGTTTTCCGAATAATGCAGGACGACGAgatgaacattttcatcaacctcACCAAGGATGAGTTTGT AGAGCTGCGGGCCCTGGTCATCGAGATGGTGTTGGCCACAGACATGTCCTGCCATTTCCAGCAATTGAAGTCCATGAAGACGGCCTTGCAGCAGCTGGAAAG GATTGATAAGCCCAAGGCCCTGTCTCTACTGCTCCATGCTGCTGACATCAGCCACCCAACCAAGCAGTGGTCGGTTCACAGCCGCTGGACCAAGGCCCTCATGGAGGAATTCTTCCGCCAG GGTGacaaagaggcagagctgggcctgcCCTTTTCTCCGCTCTGTGACCGCACTTCCACTCTCGTGGCACAGTCCCAGATCG GTTTCATTGACTTCATCGTGGAACCCACGTTCTCTGTGCTGACTGATGTGGCCGAGAAGAGTGTCCAGCCCATGGGGGAGGAAGACTCCAAGTCTAAAACCCAGCCCAG CTTCCAGTGGCGCCAGCCTTCTCTGGATGTGGAAGTGGGAGACCCCAACCCCGACGTGGTCAGCTTCCGCTCTACCTGGATCAAATACATTCAGGAGAACAAGCAGAAATGGAAGGAACGGGCGGCAAGCG GCGTCACCAACCAGATGTCCATTGACGAGCTGTCCCCCTGTGAGGAAGAGGCGCCAGCCTCCCCCGCCGAAGATGAACACAACCAGAACGGGAATCTGGACTAG
- the PDE1B gene encoding dual specificity calcium/calmodulin-dependent 3',5'-cyclic nucleotide phosphodiesterase 1B isoform X4, which translates to MVKQLENGEVNIEELKQNLEYTASLLEAVYINETRQILDTEDELQELRSDAVPSEVRDWLASTFTQQARAKGRRAEEKPKFRSIVHAVQAGIFVERMFRRTYTSVGPTYSTVVLNCLKNLDLWCFDVFSLNRASDDHALRTIVFQLLTRHNLISRFKIPTVFLMTFLDALETGYGKYKNPYHNQIHAADVTQTVHCFLLRTGMVHCLSEIEVLAIIFAAAIHDYEHTGTTNSFHIQTKSECAILYNDRSVLENHHISSVFRIMQDDEMNIFINLTKDEFVELRALVIEMVLATDMSCHFQQLKSMKTALQQLERIDKPKALSLLLHAADISHPTKQWSVHSRWTKALMEEFFRQGDKEAELGLPFSPLCDRTSTLVAQSQIGFIDFIVEPTFSVLTDVAEKSVQPMGEEDSKSKTQPSFQWRQPSLDVEVGDPNPDVVSFRSTWIKYIQENKQKWKERAASGVTNQMSIDELSPCEEEAPASPAEDEHNQNGNLD; encoded by the exons ATGGTGAAGCAGTTGGAGAATGGGGAGGTAAACATTGAGGAGCTGAAGCAAAACCTGGAGTACACAGCTTCCCTGCTGGAGGCCGTCTACATAAATGAGACGCG GCAAATCTTGGACACGGAGgatgagctgcaggagctgcggTCTGACGCGGTGCCTTCGGAGGTGCGGGACTGGCTGGCCTCCACCTTCACCCAGCAGGCCCGGGCCAAAGGCCGCCGAGCAGAGGAGAAGCCCAAGTTCCGGAGCATCGTGCACGCGGTGCAGGCTGGGATCTTCGTGGAACG GATGTTCCGGAGAACGTACACCTCTGTGGGCCCCACCTATTCCACTGTGGTCCTCAACTGTCTCAAG AACCTGGATCTCTGGTGCTTTGATGTCTTCTCCTTGAACCGGGCATCTGATGACCACGCACTGAGGACCATTGTTTTTCAGTTGCTGACTCGGCACAACCTCATCAGCCGCTTTAAG ATTCCCACTGTGTTTTTGATGACTTTCCTGGATGCCTTGGAGACAGGTTATGGGAAGTACAAGAACCCTTACCATAACCAGATCCATGCAGCTGATGTTACACAGACGGTCCATTGCTTCTTGCTCCGCACAGGGATGGTG CACTGCCTGTCGGAGATCGAGGTCCTGGCCATCATCTTTGCTGCAGCCATCCACGACTATGAGCACACTGGCACTACCAACAGCTTCCACATCCAGACCAA GTCAGAATGCGCCATCCTGTACAATGATCGCTCAGTGCTGGAGAATCACCACATCAGCTCTGTTTTCCGAATAATGCAGGACGACGAgatgaacattttcatcaacctcACCAAGGATGAGTTTGT AGAGCTGCGGGCCCTGGTCATCGAGATGGTGTTGGCCACAGACATGTCCTGCCATTTCCAGCAATTGAAGTCCATGAAGACGGCCTTGCAGCAGCTGGAAAG GATTGATAAGCCCAAGGCCCTGTCTCTACTGCTCCATGCTGCTGACATCAGCCACCCAACCAAGCAGTGGTCGGTTCACAGCCGCTGGACCAAGGCCCTCATGGAGGAATTCTTCCGCCAG GGTGacaaagaggcagagctgggcctgcCCTTTTCTCCGCTCTGTGACCGCACTTCCACTCTCGTGGCACAGTCCCAGATCG GTTTCATTGACTTCATCGTGGAACCCACGTTCTCTGTGCTGACTGATGTGGCCGAGAAGAGTGTCCAGCCCATGGGGGAGGAAGACTCCAAGTCTAAAACCCAGCCCAG CTTCCAGTGGCGCCAGCCTTCTCTGGATGTGGAAGTGGGAGACCCCAACCCCGACGTGGTCAGCTTCCGCTCTACCTGGATCAAATACATTCAGGAGAACAAGCAGAAATGGAAGGAACGGGCGGCAAGCG GCGTCACCAACCAGATGTCCATTGACGAGCTGTCCCCCTGTGAGGAAGAGGCGCCAGCCTCCCCCGCCGAAGATGAACACAACCAGAACGGGAATCTGGACTAG